One stretch of Euphorbia lathyris chromosome 7, ddEupLath1.1, whole genome shotgun sequence DNA includes these proteins:
- the LOC136201038 gene encoding uncharacterized protein, whose product MHNIWICLIFFLVHHGQSRLFRLPHLPLLEVPLLVLIEHVDTWVHEGMQHPVLLEMLITNSLWIIDNHIASLITSIVQQYPQAVAWQYKMIPDAILQKYWEEFKKDCVWDSSMYSDDIIKKAFIAKLKERYAGIMNGVRKMDIMPPWCPRDVWDAWWRVWDSAAFKRISEQAKKTRLGKDGVAKGTHTTGSVSHAKTAQQLEKEIGKPLNPDQFFLWAHTKDHDGVTFVNDRCRKTQEAYENLTQVEVEQTTKQLVGSIDELRAFYQAAGGVNKDGEIFGLGSAASQYYHDRRPRNSRASSSSSSVGASNLGDSTELHEIRATLETVQERLNGFNDERSGFITHLEQVNERQDRLVEGIHLLANASDMRHLQERMTNIETQMGPAISQIQIAITGLQASVRRLECSPNLG is encoded by the exons ATGCACAACATATGGATTTGCCTAATTTTCTTTCTGGTCCATCACGGTCAAAGTCGCCTGTTCCGCCTCCCTCACCTACCACTCTTAGAGGTTCCACTCCTTGTTCTAATAGAACACGTCGACACTTGGGTCCATGAAGGAATGCAACATCCAGTGCTCCTAGAGATGCTAATAACAAATTCATTGTG GATTATTGACAACCACATTGCATCGTTGATCACTTCTATCGTCCAACAATATCCACAAGCGGTAGCATGGCAATACAAAATGATACCAGATGCTATTCTACAGAAGTATTGGGAGGAGTTTAAG AAGGATTGTGTATGGGACTCTTCTATGTATTCAGATGACATAATAAAGAAAGCATTCATTGCTAAGCTCAAGGAACGATATGCTGGTATAATGAATGGTGTGCGAAAGATGGACATAATGCCTCCTTGGTGCCCTAGAGATGTATGGGATGCTTGGTGGCGTGTATGGGACTCGGCTGCTTTTAAGAGAATAAGTGAGCAAGCCAAGAAAACAAGGCTTGGAAAAGATGGAGTAGCAAAAGGTACTCATACTACAGGTTCGGTATCTCATGCAAAAACTGCGCAACAACTT GAAAAAGAGATAGGTAAGCCCTTGAATCCAGATCAGTTCTTCTTGTGGGCACACACAAAAGATCACGACGGAGTTACATTCGTTAACGATCGTTGTAGAAAAACCCAA GAAGCTTATGAAAATCTTACCCAAGTTGAAGTTGAACAGACTACTAAGCAACTTGTTGGTTCTATTGATGAACTACGTGCGTTTTACCAGGCAGCTGGTGGGGTAAATAAGGATGGGGAAATTTTTGGACTAGGTTCAGCTGCTTCCCAGTATTATCATGACCGACGTCCTAGAAATTCAAgagcatcatcttcttcaagttCTGTTGGTGCATCTAATTTAGGTGACAGTACTGAACTTCATGAAATAAGAGCCACACTTGAGACCGTACAGGAGCGCCTTAATGGGTTCAATGATGAAAGGAGCGGGTTTATAACACATCTAGAGCAAGTAAATGAACGTCAAGATCGATTAGTTGAAGGTATACACTTGCTTGCTAATGCAAGTGATATGAGACATCTACAGGAGAGAATGACAAATATAGAGACACAAATGGGCCCAGCTATTAGCCAAATTCAGATTGCTATCACTGGACTTCAGGCGAGTGTACGGAGGTTAGAGTGTAGCCCTAACTTGGGTTAA